One window of Puntigrus tetrazona isolate hp1 chromosome 14, ASM1883169v1, whole genome shotgun sequence genomic DNA carries:
- the scyl1 gene encoding N-terminal kinase-like protein, producing the protein MWSFFARDPIKDFNYEILPENQEKSGIWTLSRGKRKTTGEPVSVFLYEVSQGTEEQTQLAKAAFKRTKTLRHPNILSYVDGLETEKSLYIVTEPVTPLAAHLKLQADKGGASDLEVSWGLHQIVKALSFLVNDCHLNHNNLGMWAVFVDRAGEWKLGGLDHVTSDQGDSTSLPPPKVINPDLERYDPPESPGNGGEKWTGDVWRLGCLIWEVFNGTLPRASSLRSLGKIPKQLVPHYCELVGANPKIRPNPARFLLNCRSPGGFMNNSFVESCLFLEEIQIKEAAEKQQFFQDLSENLDSFPEDFCKHKVLPQLLTAFEFGNAGAVVLTPLFKVGKYLSAEEYQQKIIPVIVKMFSSTDRAMRIRLLQQMEQFIQYLNEAAVNSQIFPHVVHGFTDTNPAIREQTVKSMLLLAPKLNETNLNQELMRHFARLQARDDQGPIRCNTTVCLGKIAPYLNAGMRQRVLISAFSRATKDPFPASRAAGVLGFAATHQYYSVAESASRILPTLCTLTVDPDKNVRDQAFKAIKSFLSKLETVSEDPSKLAEIEKDVTASAQTGGSAATWAGWAVTGVSSLTSKLIRNAPAGSEAPPAENSPAPQPAAGTVPTNTTSKGPEMKAQTLDALGIKSETSNEGTVEPDGDRWDDEDWGSLEDPEKVQTDPDDWHSDWSAMSSTQKKSSVGRKSSEAVKKQSSDWSSGWDADDSWSNEKDADGQGQSSPADEGWGNDWDEDGSLTESFTPTSRSKASTGAPKSGRLSSAQEGVRLASDYNWDAAEAKSATSDLLSSVSQRSTTKSDGWDADSAGDWGTEENWESLDGEQGLSKAELAKKKREERRKELEAKRAERKAAKGPLKLGARKLD; encoded by the exons ATGTGGTCCTTTTTCGCACGGGATCCTATCAAAGACTTCAACTATGAGATTTTACCCGAAAACCAAGAAAAGTCAGGCATATGGACCCTTAGTCGGGGCAAGCGCAAG ACGACTGGCGAGCCGGTGTCAGTCTTCCTGTATGAGGTTTCCCAGGGAACAGAGGAGCAGACTCAGCTGGCAAAAGCTGCTTTCAAACGCACAAAAACTCTCAGACATCCCAATATCTTGTCTTACGTAGATGGGCTGGAG ACCGAGAAAAGCTTGTACATCGTCACAGAGCCTGTAACTCCTCTGGCTGCTCACCTGAAGCTCCAGGCAGATAAGGGTGGTGCAAGTGATTTAGAGGTGTCATGGGGCCTTCATCAGATTGTG AAAGCACTGAGCTTCTTGGTGAATGATTGCCATCTCAACCATAACAACTTGGGCATGTGGGCTGTCTTTGTGGACCGTGCTGGTGAATGGAAACTTGGGGGGTTAGATCATGTGACCTCAGACCAGGGAGACTCCACTTCCTTACCCCCACCTAAAGTGATCAACCCCGACTTAGAGAGATATGACCCTCCAGAGAGCCCTGGCAATGGTGGAGAAAAATG GACAGGGGACGTATGGCGTCTCGGTTGTCTTATTTGGGAAGTATTTAATGGAACTTTACCACGTGCCTCCTCGTTACGATCTCTCGGCAAG ATTCCAAAGCAGTTGGTGCCGCATTACTGTGAGTTAGTGGGAGCAAACCCAAAGATCCGTCCCAACCCTGCACGTTTCTTACTGAACTGCAGATCTCCTGGAGGCTTTATGAACAACAGCTTTGTAGAGAGCTGTCTGTTTCTGGAAGAGATACAG atTAAAGAAGCCGCAGAGAAGCAGCAGTTTTTCCAGGACCTAAGTGAGAATCTCGACTCTTTTCCTGAAGACTTCTGTAAACATAAAGTGCTGCCTCAGCTCCTTACAGCCTTTGAGTTCGGCAATGCTGGCGCTGTCGTCCTCACACCATTATTTAAG GTAGGGAAGTATTTGTCAGCTGAGGAGTACCAGCAGAAAATCATCCCAGTCATAGTGAAGATGTTCTCCTCTACTGACCGTGCCATGAGGATACGACTACTACAGCAG ATGGAGCAGTTTATTCAGTATTTGAATGAAGCAGCAGTTAACTCACAGATTTTTCCACACGTGGTTCATGGCTTCACGGACACAAACCCTGCCATCCGAGAGCAGACTGTAAAG TCCATGCTACTGTTGGCccctaaattaaatgaaaccaaTTTAAATCAAGAGTTGATGCGTCACTTTGCACGACTCCAGGCCCGGGATGATCAGGGCCCCATCCGCTGCAACACCACCGTTTGCCTGGGCAAAATTGCCCCCTACCTCAACGCTGGG atgcgCCAGCGTGTATTAATCTCTGCGTTCTCACGAGCAACTAAAGACCCGTTTCCCGCCTCGCGTGCAGCAGGCGTGCTGGGATTTGCTGCCACCCATCAGTACTATAGTGTGGCAGAAAGCGCCAGTCGTATTCTGCCCACACTGTGCACACTGACTGTGGACCCAGACAAAAACGTTAGAGATCAG GCATTTAAAGCCATAAAAAGTTTCCTCAGTAAGCTGGAGACAGTTTCTGAAGATCCCTCTAAACTAGCTGAAATAG AGAAGGATGTGACTGCATCTGCGCAGACAGGGGGTTCAGCTGCTACATGGGCAGGGTGGGCGGTGACAGGTGTCTCATCTCTCACCTCCAAACTCATCCGAAATGCTCCGGCTGGTTCGGAGGCACCTCCTGCTGAAAACAGCCCTGCCCCTCAACCTGCTGCTGGAACAGTACCCACAAATACTACGAGTAAAG GGCCAGAAATGAAAGCACAGACGCTAGATGCTCTTGGAATCAAATCAGAGACATCAAATGAGGGGACCGTGGAGCCAGATGGGGATCGATGGGATGATGAAGATTGGGGGAGCCTTGAG GACCCTGAAAAAGTCCAAACAGATCCAGATGATTGGCATTCTGATTGGTCGGCAATGTCATCAACACAGAAGAAAAGCAGT GTGGGCCGGAAGTCCTCCGAGGCAGTCAAGAAGCAGAGTTCTGATTGGAGCTCTGGCTGGGATGCCGATGACAGCTGGTCTAACGAGAAAGACGCAGATGGTCAGGGTCAAAGTTCACCTGCTGATGAGGGCTGGGGTAATGACTGGGATGAGGATGGGAGTCTGACAGAGAGTTTCACCCCAACATCTCGAAGTAAAGCCTCAACTGGAGCTCCAAAGAGTGGCAGGCTAAGCTCTGCACAGGAAGGGGTACGATTGGCCAGCGATTACAACTGGGATGCAGCGGAAGCAAAATCGGCAACATCGGATCTGCTGTCCAGTGTGTCACAGCGAAGTACTACG AAGTCTGATGGCTGGGACGCAGACAGTGCAGGAGACTGGGGGACAGAAGAAAACTGGGAGTCACTGGATGGAGAACAGG GTTTAAGTAAAGCAGAATTAGCAAAGAAGAAACGAGAAGAGCGGCGGAAGGAGCTGGAGGCCAAACGGGCCGAGCGCAAGGCGGCAAAGGGTCCTCTGAAACTGGGCGCACGCAAACTGGACTGA
- the LOC122357741 gene encoding phospholipase A and acyltransferase 3-like: MSPTKYDQKPEPGDLIEIFRGSYQHWAIYVGEGYVIHLAPPSEHAEAGAYSMMSVLCDKAKVKKEELFEVVGNDEYRVNNLLDDKYEPRPVRDILRDAHRFLGQELPYCVLRGNCEHFVTELRYGQPQSRQVRKAVEIGIGVGVVAAATFAVLAFASTVFGSKDKQKRNQ, encoded by the exons ATGTCACCGACAAAG TATGATCAAAAGCCGGAGCCTGGAGACCTGATTGAAATCTTCCGAGGCTCATATCAGCACTGGGCTATTTATGTTGGAGAAGGTTATGTGATTCATTTGGCCCCTCCCT CGGAACACGCTGAAGCTGGAGCCTACAGTATGATGTCTGTATTATGTGATAAAGCCAAAGTAAAGAAAGAAGAGCTTTTTGAAGTGGTTGGTAATGATGAATACCGTGTCAACAACCTTCTGGATGACAAATATGAGCCACGTCCTGTTCGAGACATTCTACGGGATGCACACAGGTTTTTGGGACAAGAACTCCCGTACTGTGTCCTTCGAGGGAACTGTGAGCACTTTGTTACAGAGCTGAGATACGGACAACCACAGTCCCGACAG GTGAGGAAAGCGGTGGAGATCGGTATTGGAGTTGGTGTTGTTGCAGCAGCTACTTTTGCAGTGCTCGCTTTTGCTTCAACCGTATTCGGCTCAAAAGACAAACAGAAACGAAACCAGTAA
- the LOC122357330 gene encoding phospholipase A and acyltransferase 3-like yields the protein MAEYEKKPEPGDLIEIFRGLYQHWAIYVGEGYVIHLAPPSEQPEAGANSFMSVLHDRATVKKEELHEVVGDNEYRVNNRLDEKYEPRPVREILRDAHRFLGEQLPYSVLTGNCEHFVTELRYGKPQSRQVRDAVQTFAAAAGAGIGLGIIAYAISNFLRSKDKEKQTQ from the exons ATGGCTGAG TACGAGAAAAAGCCCGAACCCGGAGACCTGATTGAAATCTTTCGAGGTTTATATCAGCACTGGGCTATTTATGTTGGAGAAGGTTATGTGATTCACCTGGCCCCTCCCT CTGAACAGCCAGAAGCTGGAGCCAACAGTTTTATGTCGGTGCTACATGATAGAGCCACAGTGAAGAAAGAAGAGCTTCACGAAGTAGTTGGCGATAATGAGTACCGTGTCAACAACCGTCTGGATGAGAAATATGAGCCACGTCCTGTTCGAGAGATTCTACGGGATGCACACAGGTTTTTGGGAGAGCAACTTCCATACAGCGTGCTCACAGGGAACTGTGAGCACTTTGTGACAGAGCTGAGATACGGAAAACCACAGTCCCGACAG GTACGAGACGCTGTGCAGACTTTTGCTGCAGCTGCTGGGGCCGGGATTGGCCTTGGAATCATCGCTTATGCCATTTCAAACTTTTTGAGATCAAAagacaaagagaagcagacacagtGA